The Pseudolabrys sp. FHR47 genome contains a region encoding:
- a CDS encoding DNA polymerase III subunit gamma/tau: MNELDSATGAGSAPAEPAGGYRVLARKYRPASFDDLIGQEAMVRTVSNAFETGRIPQAWILTGVRGVGKTTTARILARALNYELPDGSVKGPTIHMPAMGIHDQAIIDSRHIDVLEMDAASHNGVDDVRQINDAARYAPVSARYKVYILDEVHMLSTAAFNALLKTLEEPPPHVKFIFATTEIRKVPVTVLSRCQRFDLRRVDADVLVAHLSGIAAKENIEAEPGALALIARAAEGSVRDSLSLFDQAIAHAAGAVRAEDVRQMLGLADRVRIVDLFEALMKGDIAAALTELRAQYDIGADPAVVLGDLAEFTHFVTRMKVVPSVGDDASLSEAERVRGRDFATQLSLRVLSRTWQMLLKGVGEVQASGRPLAAAEMVLVRIAYAADLPTPDEVVRSLSENGGAGAAPVRGGSNGGGGGVTAAAQSFAPRFDAPRGAPRAQASVAAMPSGDPVARRDLPEAQPAIVINSFAELIAFVADKRDINTKMALERDVRLVRFEDGKLEIALLPSAPKGLSNELQRKLSAWTGRIWMVAVSKEQGAPTLREQANDRQAELRQEVMQDPLVQAVLKKFPGAKVGEITQQGEEPPLDESGLPPLDMEEED, encoded by the coding sequence ATGAACGAACTCGACAGCGCGACAGGTGCCGGTTCCGCCCCGGCCGAACCGGCCGGCGGCTATCGCGTTCTCGCGCGCAAATATCGCCCGGCGAGTTTCGATGACCTGATCGGCCAGGAGGCCATGGTCCGCACCGTCTCGAATGCCTTCGAGACCGGGCGCATCCCGCAGGCCTGGATCCTCACCGGCGTGCGCGGTGTCGGCAAGACCACGACCGCGCGCATTCTCGCCCGCGCCCTGAACTACGAATTGCCCGACGGCTCGGTGAAGGGCCCGACCATCCATATGCCGGCGATGGGCATTCACGACCAGGCCATTATCGACAGCCGCCACATCGACGTGCTGGAGATGGACGCCGCCTCGCATAACGGCGTCGACGACGTGCGCCAGATCAACGATGCCGCTCGCTACGCGCCGGTGTCGGCGCGCTACAAGGTCTACATCCTCGACGAAGTTCACATGCTGTCGACGGCGGCGTTCAACGCGCTGCTGAAGACGCTCGAGGAGCCGCCGCCGCACGTCAAATTCATCTTCGCCACAACTGAAATCCGTAAAGTCCCGGTGACGGTGTTGTCGCGCTGCCAGCGCTTCGACCTGCGCCGCGTCGATGCCGATGTGCTGGTCGCGCATCTTTCCGGTATCGCGGCCAAGGAAAACATCGAGGCCGAGCCGGGCGCGCTGGCGTTGATCGCGCGTGCTGCTGAAGGCTCGGTGCGCGATAGCCTGTCGCTGTTCGATCAGGCCATCGCCCACGCCGCGGGCGCGGTGCGCGCCGAGGACGTGCGGCAGATGCTCGGCCTCGCCGATCGCGTGCGCATCGTCGATCTTTTCGAAGCCTTGATGAAAGGCGACATTGCCGCCGCGCTTACCGAATTGCGCGCGCAATACGACATCGGCGCCGATCCAGCGGTGGTGCTCGGCGATCTTGCCGAGTTCACGCATTTCGTCACCCGTATGAAAGTGGTGCCGAGCGTCGGTGACGACGCTTCGCTGTCGGAAGCCGAGCGGGTGCGCGGCCGCGATTTCGCGACCCAATTGTCACTGCGCGTCCTGTCGCGCACGTGGCAGATGTTGCTCAAGGGCGTCGGCGAAGTGCAGGCCTCTGGCCGGCCCTTGGCCGCCGCCGAGATGGTGCTGGTGCGCATCGCCTATGCCGCCGACCTGCCGACTCCGGACGAGGTCGTGCGCTCGTTGAGCGAGAACGGCGGCGCGGGCGCCGCGCCCGTGCGCGGTGGAAGCAATGGCGGCGGCGGTGGCGTAACGGCCGCCGCGCAGAGTTTCGCGCCGCGTTTCGACGCGCCGCGCGGTGCGCCGCGCGCGCAAGCATCGGTCGCGGCAATGCCCTCGGGCGATCCGGTGGCGCGCCGCGATCTGCCGGAAGCGCAGCCCGCCATCGTCATCAATTCATTCGCCGAACTGATCGCCTTCGTCGCCGACAAGCGCGACATCAATACCAAGATGGCGCTGGAACGCGATGTGCGCCTCGTTCGTTTTGAGGACGGCAAGCTTGAAATCGCGCTCTTGCCCAGCGCCCCGAAGGGCCTGAGCAATGAGTTGCAACGCAAGCTGTCGGCGTGGACCGGCCGCATCTGGATGGTCGCAGTTTCGAAAGAGCAGGGCGCGCCGACCTTGCGTGAGCAGGCCAATGATCGTCAGGCTGAGCTGCGTCAGGAAGTGATGCAGGATCCGCTGGTGCAGGCGGTGCTGAAAAAGTTTCCCGGCGCCAAGGTCGGCGAAATCACCCAGCAGGGCGAGGAGCCGCCGCTCGACGAAAGTGGCCTGCCGCCGCTGGACATGGAAGAGGAAGACTAG
- a CDS encoding YbaB/EbfC family nucleoid-associated protein, which translates to MRDFMGMMKQAAQLQSKMQEMQAELDTIEVEGTAGGGMVKVTLTAKGALKGVKIDDSLLQPSEKEIVEDLLVTAHADARRKAETVLAEKMKAMTGGLPLPPGLLG; encoded by the coding sequence ATGCGCGATTTCATGGGCATGATGAAGCAGGCCGCGCAGCTGCAGTCGAAGATGCAGGAGATGCAGGCCGAGCTCGACACCATCGAGGTGGAAGGCACGGCTGGCGGCGGCATGGTCAAGGTCACGCTGACCGCGAAGGGCGCGCTCAAGGGTGTGAAGATCGACGATTCGCTGTTGCAGCCGTCCGAGAAGGAAATCGTCGAGGACCTGCTGGTCACCGCGCATGCCGATGCGCGCCGCAAGGCCGAGACCGTGCTCGCCGAGAAGATGAAGGCGATGACCGGCGGTCTGCCGCTGCCGCCGGGGCTGTTGGGGTAG
- the recR gene encoding recombination mediator RecR yields MPTAVAGPEIERLIQLLARLPGLGPRSARRAALFLIKKREQVMTPLTNALQTALEKIVVCKTCGNIDTHDPCTVCTDTRRDRSILVVVADVADLWALERAHAVNGRYHVLGGTLSPLDGVGPQDLSIEALVKRAHEPEVSEVILALNATVDGQTTAHYITELLADANVKVTRLAHGVPVGGELDYLDEGTLSAAMKQRTLF; encoded by the coding sequence ATGCCCACCGCCGTTGCCGGACCTGAAATCGAGCGTCTGATTCAGTTGCTCGCGCGCCTGCCGGGCCTCGGTCCACGCTCGGCGCGCCGCGCGGCGCTGTTCCTGATCAAGAAGCGCGAGCAGGTGATGACGCCGCTCACCAATGCGCTGCAGACCGCGCTCGAGAAGATCGTCGTTTGCAAGACCTGCGGCAACATCGATACCCATGACCCGTGCACTGTGTGCACCGACACGCGGCGCGATCGATCGATCCTGGTCGTCGTCGCCGACGTTGCCGATCTGTGGGCGCTGGAGCGCGCCCATGCCGTCAACGGCCGTTATCATGTCCTCGGCGGCACTTTGTCGCCGCTCGACGGTGTCGGTCCGCAGGACCTGTCGATCGAGGCTTTGGTCAAGCGCGCCCATGAGCCGGAAGTCAGCGAGGTCATCCTCGCGCTCAATGCCACGGTCGATGGCCAGACCACGGCGCACTACATCACCGAACTGCTCGCTGACGCCAATGTGAAGGTCACGCGCCTCGCCCACGGCGTGCCGGTCGGCGGCGAACTCGATTATCTCGACGAAGGCACTTTGTCGGCGGCGATGAAGCAGCGGACGCTGTTTTAG
- a CDS encoding helix-turn-helix domain-containing protein produces the protein MDRADDILYKSNMPRAPLKLSTLPAILTYNLFGEDRALPDVVHCETIAARSVLHDWQFPPHRHGRLHQVLLIAKGGGRANIEGREFRLRPMVAINMPAGHVHGYQFTRGTQGWVVTIATEILDEAIAPSEGLSRVLSDAALLRATPALRRLMQDIFAEYDGRNFARAHVLKALSAALLGLVARQLAAQTAQGTVTAGDRLVDRFEALIDEHFREHWAVARYAAALKITPTHLSRLTREAFGCPASHLIRDRLVREARRQLVYTNMPVSKVAYALGFNDPAYFTRTFTVATGLAPSEFRERVLAGK, from the coding sequence ATGGATCGAGCCGACGATATCTTGTACAAATCGAACATGCCGCGCGCTCCGCTCAAACTTTCGACCTTGCCAGCGATCCTGACCTACAACCTGTTCGGCGAGGATCGCGCCCTCCCCGACGTGGTGCACTGCGAGACGATCGCCGCCCGTTCGGTGCTGCACGACTGGCAGTTCCCGCCGCACCGACACGGCCGGCTGCATCAGGTGCTGCTGATCGCCAAGGGCGGCGGCCGCGCCAATATCGAGGGCCGCGAGTTCCGGCTTCGGCCGATGGTCGCCATCAACATGCCGGCCGGACACGTCCACGGCTATCAGTTCACGCGCGGCACCCAAGGCTGGGTGGTGACCATCGCCACGGAGATTCTCGACGAAGCGATCGCGCCGTCGGAAGGCCTGTCGCGTGTGCTGTCGGACGCGGCGCTGCTGCGCGCAACGCCCGCCCTGCGCCGGCTGATGCAGGACATCTTCGCCGAATATGACGGCCGCAACTTTGCGCGCGCCCATGTGCTCAAGGCTCTGTCGGCAGCGCTGCTTGGCCTGGTCGCACGCCAACTCGCCGCGCAGACGGCGCAGGGCACTGTCACGGCCGGCGACCGGCTGGTCGACCGCTTCGAGGCGTTGATCGACGAGCACTTTCGCGAGCACTGGGCGGTGGCGCGCTACGCTGCGGCGCTGAAGATAACGCCAACGCATCTGTCGCGACTGACCCGCGAGGCATTCGGCTGTCCGGCCTCACACCTGATCCGTGACCGGCTGGTGCGCGAGGCGCGCCGTCAACTCGTCTATACCAACATGCCGGTGTCGAAGGTCGCCTACGCGCTCGGCTTCAACGATCCGGCCTATTTCACCCGCACCTTCACGGTGGCGACAGGGCTCGCGCCGAGCGAATTTCGCGAACGGGTGCTGGCGGGGAAGTAA